A window of Clostridioides sp. ES-S-0010-02 genomic DNA:
TAGCAAAGATACTTATTTCAATCTGTATGGTAATAATTGTATTTGATTGTATTAAATCATTACAGTACTATTTATTTAAGTAGACACAACTTAGGGATTTTTTACTCAGTATAGATTGTTTTTTTGAAAAAATAATCTATGCCATTCCCATATTTTTTAAAAAATACTTTTTAGTATCATTTATCTTTTAGATTAGGGTTAAACTGTGCAAAATTATAGAATAAGGTAAAATCATGTGCAATTATTTGGTATGGCACTATGTATGTAAAATATAGATAATAAAATTAAGGAGGCAGTATGAAGGAAAGGGCTAAAAAAATATTAGATTTTATTATTAAAAATAACAATGTAACATCACAAGAGCTACAAGAAAAGTTTAATGTATCAAAAAGAACTGTTTATTACGATATCCTATCTATAAATGAAGAACTAGGAAAAAGAGGTAATATAAAAAATATAAAGCACAAATTTATATTTGAAGGTAACTTAGGTAATGTAAGAAAAATAATTTCAGCTGAAGAAGATAAATTTCTAGATAGTGAATATAGAAAAACTTTTATATTAAACAAGATATTACATGATGAAAAAATATCAATAGAAAAACTAACAAATGAAATGTTACTTTCAAAAAACACAGTAGTACAAACAATAACTGATATAAAAAAGCACCTTCAAACAATGGGACTAAAATTAGAGTACAAGGGAAAGTACAAAGTAATAGGTGATGAATATGTTATTAGAGAACTTTTCTTGCTACTTACACAAGAAAATGTATTAGAAATTAATTCTATAAGTAAGGAAGTAACTGACTTTGATACAAAGGGATGCATAAACCTTACAGATTACTCTTTATTAAATTTAACTAAGTTTACAAAGTTTCTAAATAAAAGAATAAGAGATGGGAAAACCTTGTATTCTTATAAATATCTAAATAAAGCTAAAAAAATTAGTTACTTTAATAATTGTAAAGAACTTTTGTGTGAAGAAGCTAATGAAAATGAACAAGCCTATGTATGTGCTTATGTAAGTTCACTTCCTAGTTTAAATAGTGAAGTTAAGGAAGATGTTGTTGAAGAATATGTAGATAAACTTATAGACAAGTTTGAAGTAAATACAGCAATAAAATTAGAAAGTAAACATGAGTTTAAAAAAAATATTTTAAGGCACTTGCATTCTTCTTACAACAGAATAAGATTTAAGTTTCCTATTAGCAACCCTATGCTAGACGAAACGAAGTATAAACATAAGTCACTTTATAAGATTATAAAGTCAATTATAGAAAATGAAGAAGAGTTTCCTGTATTTGAAGGTATAAGAGAAGAAGAAATAGGATTTATAGCAGCATATTTTGGAGGATACTTAAGAGGTTCTAGAGATAATGGTCTAAGAAAGAATAAAGTTTTACTAGTTTGTCCTAATGGTCTTATGGTATCAAAGAGTTTGGAAATACAGCTATACAAATACATACCAACTATAGAAATAGTAGGTATAGTATCTATTAAGCAACTAAAAGAAGTAAATATATACTATGATTACATAATTACAACCATAGACATACAAAATGTAAGTAATGTAATAGTTGTGAATCCTCTTTTAACAACATCAGACATTCAATTACTGATGAACAAACTCATAAGTGTAAAAGAAAATGAGAAGTATTTCAATCTTGAACTGATAATACAGGCGATAAGAAAAAATGGAGTTATTAATAACGAAGAATCATTAAAAGCTGACTTATTAAACATAATACATAAGATAGATGAAGGAGAGATGTATCAACCAATGTTAAAGGAATTAATTAATGAAGATAGGGTCAATATAATAAAAAATGTTAAAGATTGGAAAGAAGCAATAAAAATAGCCTCAAAACCATTGTTAGAAGACAACTCTATAGAAGACTTGTATATAGAAAATATGATAAAGTCAGTTGAAAAGTATGGACCTTATATTGTTTTAGCTGATAGATTTGCTCTACCACATGCAAGTTCTAAAGAAGGGGTAAACAAACTTGCCATGTCTTTACTTATAGTAAAAGATGAGGTTGATTTATTAGGAAAGCCAGTGAATATATTTATGGTACTAGCTGCTATAGATAACACTACTCACATCAGAGCATTAGCATCACTTTCAGAAATGATGTATGAAGAAGAAAATATAAATTTAATAATTAATGGAGACAAAACCTCAATACTAGAACTTATAAATAAACAAAATTAGGAGGAATTTAAAATGAAAATATTAGCAGTATGTGGATTTGGTGTAGGTTCATCAATGGTATTAAAAATGACGATACAAAAGGTTTTAAAGCAGTTAAGTATAGAAGGTGAAGTAGAAAATACAGATATAAACTCAGCTAGAGGAGCTGATTGTGACTGTATATTTACAAGCCAAGAATTATTAAATGAATTAAAAGGAACTTGTAATGTACCAGTATATCCAGTTAAGAAGTATATGGACTTAGCAGAAGTTACAGAAGTTGTTCAAACCTTTTTAAATGATAAGAAATAGTATAAATTTAAAAAAGTAAATTTAAAAGTAAATTTAAGTTAATCGACATAAAATAAAAGCTTACTGAAATTAAAAATAGTAAGCAAGAGAGGGGGATTTTAGTGGTAGAAAACTTAAATAGTTAACCTATCACTAAAAAAATATAATGCTTGATTTTATTTCAAATAATATTTTACGTAATCCGTCTATGCTAATTGGATTAATAGCAGCATTTGGTCTTATATTACAGAAAAAGAAAGCATCAGATGTTATAAAGGGGGCATTACTTGCAGCTTTTGGAATCATAATTATGGAAACTGGAACAGGTATGTTAGTCAGTTCGATAGCACCAATTAATGGAGCTTTCCAAAGTATAAGTGGTGGTGCGGTAACAGAAGGTTTAAGTGATGTTACTTTTACTGCAAGTTATGGAGGAGTTATAGGTTTAGCTATGTTTGTAGGTCTAGCTCTTCATTTAATGATAGCAAGATTTACACCTATTAAGACAATCTTCTTAACAGGTCACATGCTTTACTGGTTTCCGTTTATATTTGTAGCATCAGGAGTTGAAGCTGGATTAGGTGGTGGAGTATTAATAGCTTTTGCAGCAGTACTATCAGCACTTTACTGGTCAATAATGCCATGGTTATTAAGAAAGTATGTATTTGACGTTATTGGAGATGAATCTTTTACACTAGGGCATCCAGCGGGTTGTTTAGCACTTGTATCAGGGTTTGTCGCTAAGTTAGTAGGAAATAAAGAAAAGTCTACAGAAGATATAAACATACCTCAAAGTTTATCATTCTTTAGAGAAATATCTATAAGTGGTGGAATGGCAGTATTTTTAATGTTTATAGTTGTTGGAATAGTAATACCAGGGGCATTTAAGGATGCTAATGAGTTTATTGGAACATATGCAATAAAGCAAGGTCTTTCTTTTGGGGCAGGTCTTATAATCATGCTTCATGGGGTAAGAATGTTAATAAATCAAATAATGCCAGCATTCCAAGGCATATCAGAAAAAGTTGTACCAAACGCACTACCAGCTTTTGACTGTCCAATACTATTTAACTATAAGCCAAATGCTGTATTAATAGGATTTTTAGTTGCTACGTTAACATCTACAGCTATGATTTTAATATGTAACTATTTCAATATATTTAACATGTTAATTATACCACTTGTTATAACTTCATTCTTTGAGTGCGGAGCAGCAGCAGTAATAGGAGAATCGCAAGGTGGTATACGTGGAGCTATAATAGGTACAGCTGTAGCTGCAATACTTATGGTAGCTTTAGTAGGAATATCTGCTGTAATTTACTCAGGAACTATTAAAAACTGGATACTAATATTTGGTGGTAACGACCTTTCATTATTTGGTATAATCAGTAAGTTTATAGGTTCATTATTTGGAGGAGTATTATAAGTATGAAATTTAAATACATAGATGAGATAAAAAGATTAATTGACATAATAGAAAATGAAGAAAAAGTCAATATGGAAAAAGCAGTACAAATCCTTGTTGAGGCAATAGAAAACAAAAGTGCTATATTTTCCTTTGGGGCTTCACATGCAGGAATACTAACAGAAGAATTATTCTACAGGGCAGGTGGATGTGTTCTTATAAATCCAGTATTTGCAAAGTCTCTAATGCTAGATA
This region includes:
- a CDS encoding transcription antiterminator → MKERAKKILDFIIKNNNVTSQELQEKFNVSKRTVYYDILSINEELGKRGNIKNIKHKFIFEGNLGNVRKIISAEEDKFLDSEYRKTFILNKILHDEKISIEKLTNEMLLSKNTVVQTITDIKKHLQTMGLKLEYKGKYKVIGDEYVIRELFLLLTQENVLEINSISKEVTDFDTKGCINLTDYSLLNLTKFTKFLNKRIRDGKTLYSYKYLNKAKKISYFNNCKELLCEEANENEQAYVCAYVSSLPSLNSEVKEDVVEEYVDKLIDKFEVNTAIKLESKHEFKKNILRHLHSSYNRIRFKFPISNPMLDETKYKHKSLYKIIKSIIENEEEFPVFEGIREEEIGFIAAYFGGYLRGSRDNGLRKNKVLLVCPNGLMVSKSLEIQLYKYIPTIEIVGIVSIKQLKEVNIYYDYIITTIDIQNVSNVIVVNPLLTTSDIQLLMNKLISVKENEKYFNLELIIQAIRKNGVINNEESLKADLLNIIHKIDEGEMYQPMLKELINEDRVNIIKNVKDWKEAIKIASKPLLEDNSIEDLYIENMIKSVEKYGPYIVLADRFALPHASSKEGVNKLAMSLLIVKDEVDLLGKPVNIFMVLAAIDNTTHIRALASLSEMMYEEENINLIINGDKTSILELINKQN
- a CDS encoding PTS sugar transporter subunit IIB, which encodes MKILAVCGFGVGSSMVLKMTIQKVLKQLSIEGEVENTDINSARGADCDCIFTSQELLNELKGTCNVPVYPVKKYMDLAEVTEVVQTFLNDKK
- a CDS encoding PTS ascorbate transporter subunit IIC; the encoded protein is MLDFISNNILRNPSMLIGLIAAFGLILQKKKASDVIKGALLAAFGIIIMETGTGMLVSSIAPINGAFQSISGGAVTEGLSDVTFTASYGGVIGLAMFVGLALHLMIARFTPIKTIFLTGHMLYWFPFIFVASGVEAGLGGGVLIAFAAVLSALYWSIMPWLLRKYVFDVIGDESFTLGHPAGCLALVSGFVAKLVGNKEKSTEDINIPQSLSFFREISISGGMAVFLMFIVVGIVIPGAFKDANEFIGTYAIKQGLSFGAGLIIMLHGVRMLINQIMPAFQGISEKVVPNALPAFDCPILFNYKPNAVLIGFLVATLTSTAMILICNYFNIFNMLIIPLVITSFFECGAAAVIGESQGGIRGAIIGTAVAAILMVALVGISAVIYSGTIKNWILIFGGNDLSLFGIISKFIGSLFGGVL